The following proteins come from a genomic window of Chiloscyllium punctatum isolate Juve2018m chromosome 49, sChiPun1.3, whole genome shotgun sequence:
- the trim32 gene encoding E3 ubiquitin-protein ligase TRIM32 translates to MATSLDADIVREVLECPICMETFNQTVIRPKLLQCGHTICKQCLEKLIADSINGVRCPFCSKITRMNNLSQLSDNLTVLKIIDSASLSEAMCTVMCKVCRKRLPRNFCKNCCLVLCEACKTDCHQGQGHTVVTIRAEAEQRRKEVVIKLAKLREMMVDMQRKKTAVDTITKNMQAKYKAIHQDYSRAERRIQEELAKSRRAFTSAVSEVEKVNNQTLEEHAYLINIAEVQIMSRCDYLSTKIKQADTALLEEAIDDEDPDLTNNLPTHLTLQQVELIKGDHLGPTEVGQLETRPYVIPIEETLMETLTTTASTQETDSPKESTSFLQPSLPPKSRGPESMASGPPNCQLMKKIGSHGNLPGMFHLPVSLCVTVQGEVLVADRGNFRVQLFNRKGFMKEIRRSPNSIDNFVLSFLGAELPNLIPLSVAVNSIGLIGVTDNYDNSVKIYTTAGQCVACHRNQLTKPWGIAAMPSGQFVVTDVEGGKLWCLTVDRNVGVVNYSRLCNAVRPKFVTCDANGSVYFTQGLGLNLENSQNEHHLEGGFSIGSVSPEGQLSRQYSHFFAENEDFRCIAGMCVDTHGNLIVADSGRKEILLFPKEGGFVSLIREGLECPVGVAVSPKGQLLVLDCWDHCIKIYNYNSRRQVTN, encoded by the coding sequence ATGGCAACTAGCCTGGATGCAGACATTGTTCGTGAAGTACTGGAATGTCCCATCTGCATGGAGACCTTCAACCAAACTGTAATAAGGCCCAAGCTCCTGCAGTGTGGACACACCATCTGTAAACAGTGTTTAGAAAAGCTCATAGCAGACAGTATAAATGGAGTGCGTTGTCCCTTTTGCAGTAAAATCACCAGAATGAACAATCTGTCGCAACTTTCGGACAATCTTACAGTTTTAAAAATCATTGATTCAGCCTCTCTAAGCGAAGCAATGTGTACGGTCATGTGCAAAGTCTGCCGGAAGAGGCTGCCTCGAAACTTCTGTAAGAACTGCTGCCTGGTCCTTTGTGAGGCCTGCAAGACTGACTGTCATCAAGGGCAAGGACACACTGTTGTCACAATTCGTGCTGAGGCTGAACAGCGGCGGAAGGAGGTTGTAATTAAGCTTGCCAAGCTACGGGAGATGATGGTGGACATGCAGCGCAAGAAGACTGCTGTGGACACAATTACAAAAAACATGCAGGCAAAATACAAAGCAATCCATCAGGATTACAGTCGGGCTGAGCGGAGGATACAGGAGGAACTGGCCAAATCTCGCAGGGCTTTCACATCAGCAGTGTCAGAAGTTGAAAAAGTGAACAATCAGACACTGGAGGAACATGCTTATTTGATCAATATTGCTGAGGTGCAGATTATGTCACGCTGTGATTACCTCAGCACCAAAATCAAGCAAGCAGACACAGCTCTTCTTGAAGAAGCCATTGATGATGAAGACCCTGATTTgactaacaacttgcccacacaCTTAACACTGCAGCAGGTAGAATTGATCAAAGGAGACCACCTAGGGCCAACAGAAGTTGGACAGCTCGAGACCAGGCCTTACGTTATTCCTATTGAAGAGACACTCATGGAGACATTGACTACCACTGCCTCAACACAAGAGACAGACTCCCCCAAAGAAAGTACCAGCTTCCTACAACCATCATTGCCTCCAAAAAGCAGGGGGCCTGAAAGTATGGCCTCTGGACCCCCTAACTGTCAGCTGATGAAGAAAATTGGTTCCCATGGAAACTTACCAGGAATGTTCCACCTTCCAGTGAGCCTGTGTGTGACAGTACAAGGGGAAGTGCTAGTGGCAGATCGGGGAAACTTTCGTGTTCAGCTGTTCAATCGGAAAGGCTTTATGAAGGAGATTAGAAGAAGCCCAAACAGTATTGACAATTTTGTTCTCAGTTTCCTTGGTGCTGAACTCCCAAACCTGATCCCGCTGTCTGTGGCGGTCAACAGTATTGGCTTAATTGGGGTAACTGACAACTATGATAATTCTGTTAAGATTTACACGACTGCAGGGCAATGTGTGGCATGTCACAGGAACCAGCTGACAAAACCCTGGGGTATTGCAGCAATGCCTTCTGGACAGTTTGTAGTCACGGACGTAGAAGGTGGAAAGCTGTGGTGTCTAACTGTGGACCGTAATGTTGGTGTTGTAAACTATTCTCGGTTGTGCAATGCAGTCAGGCCCAAGTTTGTAACCTGTGATGCCAATGGCAGTGTATACTTCACACAGGGCCTGGGCCTGAACCTGGAAAATAGTCAGAATGAACATCATCTAGAAGGTGGCTTCTCCATTGGCTCAGTCAGTCCTGAGGGTCAGCTAAGTCGCCAGTACAGCCACTTCTTTGCTGAGAACGAAGACTTCCGCTGCATTGCAGGGATGTGTGTTGACACCCATGGGAACCTGATTGTTGCAGATAGTGGGCGCAAGGAGATCCTTCTCTTTCCCAAAGAGGGTGGATTCGTCAGTCTGATTAGAGAAGGTTTAGAGTGCCCAGTAGGGGTGGCTGTTTCACCCAAGGGTCAGCTTCTGGTATTGGACTGCTGGGATCACTGCATTAAAATCTACAACTATAATTCAAGGCGGCAAGTAACAAACTGA